A part of Heliangelus exortis chromosome 3, bHelExo1.hap1, whole genome shotgun sequence genomic DNA contains:
- the LOC139795396 gene encoding L-gulonolactone oxidase-like, which yields MVHGQGGVKFQNWAKTYGSSPELYFQPTSVEEIREILDMARQRDKRVKVVGGGHSPSDIACTDDFMIQMGKMNKVLKVDKEKQQVMVEGGIFLSDLNVELSKHGLALANLGAVSEVAAAGVIGTGTHNTGISHGILPTQVVALTLLTASGEILECSESTNPDIFQAARLHLGCLGVVVTVTFQCVPQFHLHEVTFPSTLTEVLNHLDDHLKRSQYFRFLWFPHSENVSVIYQDPTTKPPMSSASWLWDYAVGYYLLEFLLWISTFVPSLVSWINRFFFWLLFSSRVENIAPSYKIFNYECRFKQHVQDWAIPIEKTKEALLELKGALENNPKLVAHYPVEVRFARRDEIWLSPCFQRDSCYMNIIMYRPYGKNVPRLNYWLTYEGIMKKHGGRPHWAKAHSCTRKDFEKMYPAFSNFCSIREKLDPTGMFLNTYLEKVFY from the exons ATG GTTCACGGGCAAGGAGGAGTCAAGTTCCAGAACTGGGCCAAGACCTATGGCTCCTCTCCAGAGCTGTACTTCCAACCCACCTCGGTGGAGGAGATCCGAGAG ATCCTGGACATGGCCAGGCAGAGGGACAAGAGGGTGAAGGTGGTGGGAGGTGGCCACTCTCCTTCTGACATCGCCTGCACCGATGACTTCATGATCCAGATGGGGAAGATGAACAAGGTCCTCAAG GTGgacaaggagaagcagcaggtgaTGGTGGAAGGGGGGATTTTCCTCTCGGATCTGAACGTGGAGCTGAGCAAACATGGGCTGGCCCTGGCCAA ccTAGGAGCAGTGTctgaggtggcagcagctggagtgATTGGGACAGGGACACACAACACGGGGATCTCCCACGGCATCCTCCCCACCCAG GTGGTGGCCCTGACTCTGCTGACAGCCTCGGGGGAGATCCTGGAGTGCTCTGAGTCCACCAACCCTGACATCTTCCAGGCTGCCCGGCTCCACCTGGGCTGTCTGGGGGTGGTGGTGACAGTCACCTTCCAGTGTGTCCCCCAGTTCCACCTGCACGAGGTCACCTTCCCCTCCACCCTCACCGAG GTCCTCAACCACCTCGATGACCACCTCAAGAGGTCCCAGTACTTCCGATTCCTGTGGTTCCCTCACAGTGAGAATGTCAGTGTTATCTACCAGGATCCCACCACCAAG CCCCCCATGTCCTCTGCCAGCTGGCTGTGGGATTATGCTGTTGGATATTATCTGCTGGAGTTTCTGCTCTGGATCAG CACCTTCGTGCCCAGCTTGGTGTCCTGGATCAATCGCTTCTTCttctggctcctcttcagctccCGGGTGGAGAACATTGCCCCCAGCTACAAGATCTTCAACTATGAGTGTCGCTTCAAGCAGCACGTGCAGGACTGGGCCATCCCCAT TGAGAAGACAAAGGAAGCCTTGCTGGAGCTGAAAGGTGCCTTGGAGAACAACCCCAAGCTGGTGGCTCACTACCCCGTGGAGGTTCGTTTTGCTCGGAGGGATGAGATCTGGCTGAGCCCCTGCTTCCAACGGGACAGCTGCTACATGAACATCATCATGTACAG gccCTATGGGAAGAATGTCCCCCGCCTCAACTACTGGCTGACCTACGAGGGCATCATGAAGAAGCACGGGGGGAGACCCCACTGGGCAAAG GCTCACAGCTGCACCCGGAAAGACTTTGAGAAGATGTATCCAGCCTTCTCCAACTTCTGCTCCATCCGGGAGAAGCTGGACCCCACAGGGATGTTCCTGAACACCTACCTGGAAAAAGTGTTTTACTGA